GTCCCCTATGTGAACAGGAGTCACAGAGAGTAGGTAGTTCAGCATGTTAAATGGAAGCAAAGGAGCAAGCCGCAGCAGCAAAACTATCTGTTATTAAAACAAAAAGAAGGAAAAAAAAAACTCAGGAAATTGCTTGAAACAACTGAGAAATCCACATAAACAAGAGTAATCAGTCAGCTCCATCTTTTGATAGTTCATACATATATATATATATATAATCCACTAGCACCACACTCACTCTATATAATGTTGATATATATATATATTATATTATATATTCACAATTTTTTCTGGGTTAACTTGAGATATCAACAAAGTTAGACCAAGTGGTAGATTTCTTCTTGATAAATTACTCTGGAAATTTCCTATCATGTTACGTTTTATAGATTCATGCACAAAATGCCACTGTCACAGGCAAAGCAATTAGACCATATCATGAACTTACCAATTGTGGCCATTTAAAGGTCCCCTTTTTAGTTAATCCCATTACTTTGTGCAGGAGACTATGTACCCAGAAATAAGAGCTCTCTCACATGTGTAGTCCTGCCACGTGCTGCACTCATTGTATATTTGCATATTGGTTCCCTTTGGATTGTTATTAGGTGCTACTCTGCTATGGTTTGGATCTTACTTCTACAGTATTACCTTACTTGACAGGAACAGCCACAGTGTCTATAACTATGGCAGCAGTATCATATCTGGGAACATACAATATCCAAAAAGTTTACAACTTTACCTTGAAACCGGATCTCTGAATGGCAACAGCAACAGCTTGAAACTTAGGATAATGCTTCAGTTTGGAAATAACATAAGATCTTCCCATCTACATAATGATGACATATTATGACAAGTATAAGCATAATAAACCAGTAAATGCCAGTATGCATTTGTCAAAACTTCTATTTGGCTTATACGGAATAACGCATACATGTCCACAGATGCGCACAATTTAAGAATTCATACAGTCAATGCCATTAAAAACTTACTGTTCTCCCAAGTAAGAATGCCGCTGTTGCACCTAATGTTGCACCGAGAGAGTCTGCAACGAATCCCACAGGCAAACCAAAAAGATAACCTCCACCAAGCTGTGAAACAAAACAAAAAATTAAGTCGCTCAATGTAGCCTCATCAATCAACAACATAGGGGCACTAACAAAAAGAGAAAACCAAGATAAGTCCTGTCTATCTTTGCACTAAGACAATAAGCTGACACTAGACACCATATCCTTACAAGTCAACCTTGGACATTGCCATTGACAAAAGATTTCCAACGCAAAGCAAACAACGATAAAAAAACCACACAGCATAAGTGAAAAACAGGACCACTACTGTTGAAGCATGATAAACAAAGAAATTTATCTCTTTGCTTACTGTAAGTACAGAAGCCGGAACTGCCAGGACCGTGAGAGGAATGTATGCAACAGCCCTGCAATTATCCAAAAACGTATGAAATATAAGTTAGCTAGACGATACAAAAACATCCATATCTGTTGGCGCCGAGACGAATGTAGTACAATAAAACCACTGCAATTCTTTCTTATAATGCAAATGATATATGAAACTGATCACAAAGGTCCAAATCAAGAAATTCCAGGAAAAAATTACTTACAGTACAAGCGGACCCCAAGGTCCAAGATCCTTCTTGATCCATAGCAAGAAATCCTTCAAACTCTGCACAGAACCAAAATCACACAACGATTTTAGCTCAGAATCAAAACAAACAAGTTTGCATTTGCTCCGATTACTACTTAATTCCTGCTTAAACAAGTTCACACACACTAAATCCAAAGCCGCATTTCAAAAGGCATAGCGAAAATCACAGATTGAGATTAAGAATCAGAGAGAGAGAGAGAGAGAGAGAGGTGCCTTGCCTTTTCGATAGGGAGGGAAATGAAGGCGGTGGCGAGGAGGAAGAGGAGCAAGAGGAGGAGGGCGAATCTGAGGGCGGAGGCGGAGGAGAGGGAGGAGAGGAGTCTGCGACGCCAGGACCTGAGATGACGGCCGTCGTCGCCGTGGAGAGAGGGGGCCCCATCAGGCCTAAACGACGAGCGGGCTCTCAAGTTTGCCAGATTTAGTAGCTGAGGCCGGTCACCGTCACCCGCCGTTTTTATTTTTCCACACTCCCCTCTTTATTACCATTTTTAAGTCGGTCGTCACCCAAATAATAATAATATTTTATTATGTAAGATTTGTTTTTACTTTTTACATTAAAAAATTTTATTTTAAACCGCTCAGTCACATTTGTTTTGATAACATAAGTCTTTTTTTTACAAACAGTTCGACACACAACCGACTCGTTTAGTAAATTAGGAAAACGTTTTGTTTGTAACCAGTAATCGCGTAGATTACTCGTGTCTAAAATTATCGTCTAAAATGACTCAAACCCTAGTGCAATTTGATACGACCAATCCATAAGGTCGTACCCCACTAAAAGACCCTAACAACCCTAGAAAACTTGTCAGTATAGACATGACCATACCAAGACTGCAGGCATAGGCCTTCCCTCTGCCATTTGCAGCTTCTCCATAGCCATCCAGATTCGAATCTTTGGACACTAAGATGAGGCTGGAGGCTTCTCGCTTTTGGTGATTTGGTTGGAAATAATTGGCTGAGCAGGCTCCACTAGGCGTGCTGGGCTTTTCTCTGAGTTCATTGGACTATGTTATTGGGGTGACCAAAACAAAAGCCAGCAATAACCCTGTCCCTTGGGCCCAAGATCAGTGGAGTATCCTCAAGCCAATCATCAAGCTTATATCATTATGGGAAAATTACACAAAAAAATATAAATGAATTCTCCAATTTTATTTGGGATATGAAAAAGAAATAAAGAATTTCAATGCTCAGGACCTGACTCACCTGAGAGGAGTATCTGGTACTAAATTTGCATGAATGGCTGAAAAAGGTATATATATATATAGTCAAAGAGAGACAGATAGAGATTGTTACCAGCAATATTTGGTCCTGCCAAAATAAACATTTTTATGCATGGCCTAAAAATTTTGCATTTTATTGATGCCACACTTTTCTAAAACTTTTTATGTGGTCCTCAACCATAATCCTATATGCAACAAAACCTAGTTGTAAAACTTCAAAAATTCTTTGCTCCCTTTATTTTTCTATCCCAAAGAAAATAATTTGATGATGCAAAATTGCATATAGTACGTCCCGTACAATATTATGCACTAATAACATATATGATGTGGATATGATACGACTATGGAACAAAGGCATTACTATTACTATGATAACTGAGGATATGAGGTTTTGCATAAAAGGTACCTAATTTCATCATTGATTCAAGACTTGATTTGACAAGAGTAGTGGTGTGCGCTTCATCTGCACTAGTTTTTTTTAGGCTCGTTGATTAAAATCTGATACATGCACCAGTAGTTTACAATCATATATAGCTCATAAAATGGTTAGCTATTTTAATTTCAATCAAATTTATTAATTTTNNNNNNNNNNNNNNNNNNNNTATATATATATATATATATATATATATATATATATATATCTCAAGTTCTAACTCGACGTTAATTTCCCCTTTCGATCGATTTCTATTTTACTCTTCCTTTTATTCCTGTTGCAGCGTCTATTTCAGACGTTTCTACCAACATTTAAGCAAAACTTCCCATGATGATCCTCTAAATTTGGCCATGCTTGCATTCCACCGTATAGTGGAGCTTTGGCATTACAAACACAGTGCCTTACCTAGCTGTGTGAAATGCCGACTCATGACTCCATTGCATTCTTTTCTTCTTTCTGTTTTCGGAATTTGCATAATGTGATCATGCTCTTGTGTGGTAGGAGCCACTTGTAATACTCATCAAATGATGATTTGAAGTTACGTAGATCAATTTCCCCATGTAAGCTTGAAATCTATCTCACATTATTGACATTGTACAGGTTGATGGGATGTTGATGCCATGCCTAAAGTAGAAAGTAGCCATTATTTCTATAATGCATGCTTTTCTCTAGTTTTGTTCCAAGTTCATTTCATTGATCCATCTCTCCCTAAAGTCCCCGCGTGATCTGAATAGGCACCTTAGATGTGAAAATTAACATGACATCTCATATGTTCATAGCCCCATAATCGCATATTGCATCTTTTTATGATGGATTGCTATTATTTAAACCAATAAATCCACGATTAGATCACTATAAACGGACACGTAAAACAAAATATTACGTTACTTTTTTGTTTTTTCTTCTAACATAATAGACCGTAAATTACGACAAAAGCGACTAAGTCGAGAGTTAAGAATATAACATGTTGATTATGGAAGAACTTCTAATCTATGAGGATCAAACGATAACTTTCAAATGAACAGTTGAATGTATTTTTAAATTTTAATTGATATTTTCAAAGTCCTCGTTTAGTTCCCTTAACGTTTATCCATTCTAAATGATAACTACATAACTGCATGTCTTGATCAGGGTTATGTGCAAAGATAGTGATCAAGTCACTGAAAACAGTTACAGTACTCTTACAGAGATAAGCTAGATTGTAAACGTGTATTAATATTTTATCTTAACTTTTACAAGAATAGTTTTCAAGATAATATATAGATCAACTATCGACAAATGTAAATTCAGTGGACTCCTAAGAAAATTTGTATACAGAATAAAGGCTGTTATTCTGTATACCCGATCGAATGAGAAAAGCGACCACTGACAGTCGTGATTTGACCATCACTAAAACGACGCTCTCAAAGTTGGAATTTCGTTTTTATTTTTGTTTAATTACAGTGGCAAATGAAAGCTAGCTCTGATCCTTTCCTAAACTAAACTAAACTAAACTAGTTAATTAAATTCATGAGTAGTCATGACTATACTTGATGTTTCTGTATATTGTATTTTTGATTCTGATTCAAACACTACTGGTTTTGTCAAATCCAATCGTATCAGGTCTTCGTTAATAAAGAATGCAGCATTTTACAGTTAGAGTCCAATTAGCGTAACAATCAGTTGTCGTTTTAAGAATCCTACTGGTGCTGCAAATTTAACATTATGGAAGAACAAAATTTTCAGCTTTTTTATTTGTTCATAATTTAGTGGTGGTACAGACCTTACACTTTACAGTACTACTAGCTACTACTCGATGAAAATGACACCATCGATAATGACTCCCATAATTACTATGAATATTGAATAATACTGCGGGTAAATCCTAGTATATTAAGCAAGGAATTTACAAAATATTTCGCTTAATTTTATCATTCTGATTGAGAACTATGTTTCGTCGACCAAGTTAATGCTAACCCTTGCCTCTTAAACCTTGTATCAGACTTTATTTAATTTTCCTTTAATTTTTATAAACATGGAAACTATGATAACTTTTCCCCGCTAAGTTGAGTGGTGATTGTTTGTACGGTGGATTAGCGGGTTAATCCATGTACTTATATGCATGGTGATAGTCAGATTAACATAATATAAGAGGGATAGAGATAAGAAGACACAAAGTTTATAGTGGTTCATCTTCTTTTCTTGGGTTAGATTACATCCACTTAATATGTACTGGAGGTTGGGAACCTAAGTGGCCCCCATAGTATTACAAGTGTTAGTCATTGTGTGTTGAGTAACTGAGAATGATTCTTCTTTTATAGAAGACGGAGGCTCCTTCCTTTACATGTTTTCCATTGTGGGACTAAGGGTCATATTCTAGTCTCTAAACTGTTGTATGAAGGCATGTTGATGAGGCCGAGAAAGTGATTTCCGGGTAAGCTTTTGGCGACATCCGGATACCGTTGCGTAGCTTGTATGTCAGGCTTCAAGATGTATGTCACGGTTGGACCTCATTATAGCTCGTGGGCCCAAAACAAGGGTGTTACTTATGCTTGTTGGCATAGTATACTAGCCATACCAATGGTGATACCAACAGTGATATGTGGTGATCGATTTTTAAGTGTCAATTAAAGTTCTCTCTCTTGTCAAAAGAAATTAGGGTTTTATCTTTTTGAACAAATTATGTTTGCCTACAACTAAGGGCGTCTTAGGCCATCGCTCTTGTGTGTCTCGGATCTATGTACGTAACAAAATTTCTTTTTCTGATAGAGTTGACTTATGTAGATGCGAGATTTCTCTTTTTTATTTTTCGACACTGAAAATAATAAGTGAAACGTTTGAGAAATTTAAAGAAATGTAACTTTTGAAAAAAAAAAGAGAATAGTATTCAAGACCACTATATTTTTTGTTTGTTTGCTTTCTTTTCTCTAATCCACTCAAAAGTCAAAGTTCAGCACCACTTGCCACTTCATCTGTATATATATAAACCCTACACCTCAATCACCCATCGCCACACGAAACTATCAAGGTGGGAATTGAGCTAGCTTTCTACAACTTTTTCGACGACAATTTAGTTTTCCCTCATTAATCGATACTTCATTTCTGGTTGGCACCATTTCGATAAAAGGCAAATATACAAGTGCGCCGTGCTTCTTAGCTTCTCCTAAGTTCTAACTACTGTTTAAAACCCAAACCAACTTCTTCAGCTTGCCACATCTCAGTGATCTCACACACCAACAAGGTACAACGCATTTTAGAATTCAATTAGATCACCTTGCTTTTCTTTCCATTTCTCTTTAATTTTTGCACATATGTTTCTTTTCTTACGTTGTTTGGTTGCAGATCATGACCATGAACATGATGCCAATGTGCAAACAAGCACAGGCGTTACCAAACGTACAACTATCCAATATTGGCGGCGGGCATAGCCACAACCTCCTCGATGTGTTCAATCCCCGCCGCCAAAAGGATAAAGTGGTGATCGTAATGGGCGCCACCGGGACAGGCAAGTCCAAGCTCTCTATCGACCTAGCCACCCGCTTCCCGGCAGAAATCATCAACTCCGACAAAATGCAATTCTACGAGGGCCTTGACATAGCCACCAACAAAATAACACCACAAGAACAACGCGACGTCCCCCACCATTTGCTTGGAGTTTTAGACCCCAATGTGGATTTCTCTGCCGACGACTTCTCTAACGTCACCTGCCTCGCCGTCGACTCAATCCTGAACCGGAACCGACTTCCAATCATCGTTGGAGGCTCGAACTCGTACATAGAGACCTTGGTTGACGGCTACGATAACATGTTCCGGTCCAGATATGACTGCTGCTTTCTCTGGGTGGATGTATCCTTATCCGTTTTGCATTCTTTTGTTTCCGACCGTGTCGATCAGATGGTGGAGAATGGACTGGTGGAGGAGGTGAGAGAGTTCTTTGATCCCAATGCGGATTACACAAAAGGCATCAGAAGGGCCATCGGTGTGCCGGAGTTCGATGACTTTTTCCGGTATGGTCCGTTTTTGGATGATGAAACTAGAGCTGGGTTACTTGA
The window above is part of the Fragaria vesca subsp. vesca linkage group LG2, FraVesHawaii_1.0, whole genome shotgun sequence genome. Proteins encoded here:
- the LOC101290728 gene encoding TVP38/TMEM64 family membrane protein slr0305-like; the protein is MAMEKLQMAEGRPMPAVLGLLVGYDLMDWSYQIALGGECGKIKTAGDGDRPQLLNLANLRARSSFRPDGAPSLHGDDGRHLRSWRRRLLSSLSSASALRFALLLLLLFLLATAFISLPIEKSLKDFLLWIKKDLGPWGPLVLAVAYIPLTVLAVPASVLTLGGGYLFGLPVGFVADSLGATLGATAAFLLGRTMGRSYVISKLKHYPKFQAVAVAIQRSGFKIVLLLRLAPLLPFNMLNYLLSVTPVHIGDFMLATWLGMMPITFALVYVGTTLKDLSDVTHGWNEVSTTRWVFIVLGFGISVVLLICISKVAKASLEKALADNAEIEGIFSSSTLPIVADSSPDLPKTLIIQIDS
- the LOC101295477 gene encoding adenylate isopentenyltransferase 3, chloroplastic-like, which produces MTMNMMPMCKQAQALPNVQLSNIGGGHSHNLLDVFNPRRQKDKVVIVMGATGTGKSKLSIDLATRFPAEIINSDKMQFYEGLDIATNKITPQEQRDVPHHLLGVLDPNVDFSADDFSNVTCLAVDSILNRNRLPIIVGGSNSYIETLVDGYDNMFRSRYDCCFLWVDVSLSVLHSFVSDRVDQMVENGLVEEVREFFDPNADYTKGIRRAIGVPEFDDFFRYGPFLDDETRAGLLERAINEVKDNTCKLACRQLEKIRRLRNKGWSLHQLDATEVFQKRGKESHEAWDRLVSGPSAMIVRQFLYNNKAEVTTNAIRVPVAIETAALAAATY